The following coding sequences lie in one Spinacia oleracea cultivar Varoflay chromosome 1, BTI_SOV_V1, whole genome shotgun sequence genomic window:
- the LOC110797540 gene encoding uncharacterized protein, producing MNNTTTLLLRRCFCCTTIPSSSYLKKKKPLVFLGSPQVSAKVLDALFNASQSEDSSFEIAAIVTQPPSQRNRGRKVLPSAVAQHALDRGFSSDLILTPERASEEWFLDNLRALEPELCITAAYGNILSNKFLNIPKQGTVNIHPSLLPLYRGAAPVQRALQDGVRETGVSLAFTVRALDAGPVIASQKIGVDDDIKAPELLDVLFDLGSKLLLDELPSILDGTARTKAQPQDDSEVTFAPKITPEESWLSFDQEAIVLHNKVRAFAGWPGTRARVVVVDAANAQENVLELKIISTKVSSSLSAQNAEADYVAFRNGALIFTCGGGTTLEVVEIQLPGKKVVNAAAFWNGLRGQKLKVCVDKGAAMPQA from the exons atgaaCAACACTACAACCTTGTTGCTGAGACGCTGCTTCTGTTGCACAACCATTCCTTCTTCTTCAtacttgaagaagaagaagcctCTTGTTTTCTTGGGTTCTCCTCAG GTGTCTGCGAAGGTTCTAGATGCTCTCTTCAATGCATCTCAATCTGAAGATTCGTCTTTTGAG attgcagCCATTGTGACCCAACCGCCTTCTCAGAGGAATAGGGGTAGAAAGGTCTTGCCTTCTGCTGTTGCACAACATGCCCTTGATAGGGGCTTCTCTTCTGATCTCATTCTTACGCCCGAGCGTGCCAGTGAG GAATGGTTTTTGGACAATCTAAGAGCCTTGGAACCTGAACTCTGTATTACAGCAGCGTATGGCAATATATTATCCAACAAGTTTCTAAACATTCCAAAGCAAG GAACAGTAAATATACACCCAAGTTTACTTCCCCTTTATCGTGGTGCTGCTCCTGTTCAAAGAGCATTGCAG GACGGTGTTAGGGAAACTGGTGTTTCGTTAGCTTTCACAGTTAGAGCACTGGATGCTGGACCTGTTATTGCATCTCAAAAAATTGGTGTTGATGATGACATTAAG GCACCAGAGTTACTGGATGTTCTCTTTGATCTTG GCTCAAAACTTTTGTTGGATGAGCTTCCTTCAATACTTGATGGAACAGCAAGAACTAAAGCACAACCTCAAGATGATTCTGAAGTTACCTTCGCTCCAAAG ATTACTCCTGAAGAATCATGGCTATCGTTTGATCAAGAGGCTATTGTCCTGCATAATAAG GTACGGGCATTTGCAGGTTGGCCTGGAACTCGAGCTAGAGTTGTAGTTGTGGATGCAGCAAATGCTCAAGAGAATGTTCTAGAGCTAAAGATAATTTCAACAAAAGTTTCCAGCAGTTTGAGTGCTCAGAATGCTGAGGCAGATTACGTGGCTTTCAGAAATGGTGCATTGATCTTCACTTGTGGTGGAGGCACAACTTTGGAG GTAGTAGAAATCCAGCTACCAGGCAAGAAAGTGGTGAACGCAGCTGCATTTTGGAATGGGCTGCGAGGTCAAAAGCTAAAGGTTTGTGTAGACAAGGGAGCTGCAATGCCACAAGCGTAA
- the LOC110797533 gene encoding heavy metal-associated isoprenylated plant protein 21 isoform X1 produces MGALDYFANFCTVTSTRNRRKPFQTVEIKVKMDCDGCERRVKSAVTSLRGVRSVEIIRKQSKVTVTGHVDPNKVLKKVKETGKKRAEFWPYIEHNLVAYPYVAGAYDKRAPPGYVKDVPQAYSSSYNLPQDNISTFFSDDNANACSIM; encoded by the exons ATGGGTGCACTTGACTATTTTGCCAACTTTTGCACTGTCACCAGCACAAGGAACAGGCGTAAACCTTTTCAG ACAGTTGAAATCAAAGTCAAAATGGATTGTGATGGGTGTGAAAGAAGAGTAAAAAGTGCCGTCACGTCCCTCAGAG GAGTGAGATCAGTAGAGATAATACGAAAGCAGAGCAAAGTGACAGTGACAGGGCATGTGGATCCAAACAAAGTACTCAAAAAAGTAAAGGAAACTGGCAAAAAAAGAGCTGAATTTTGGCCCTATATTGAGCATAATTTAGTGGCATACCCTTATGTTGCTGGTGCCTATGATAAGAGAGCACCTCCTGGTTATGTTAAAGATGTTCCTCAAGCTTACTCTTCTTCTTACAATCTTCCTCAAGATAATATTTCCACTTTTTTTAGTGATGATAATGCCAATGCTTGCTCCATTATGTAA
- the LOC110797533 gene encoding heavy metal-associated isoprenylated plant protein 22 isoform X2 has translation MDCDGCERRVKSAVTSLRGVRSVEIIRKQSKVTVTGHVDPNKVLKKVKETGKKRAEFWPYIEHNLVAYPYVAGAYDKRAPPGYVKDVPQAYSSSYNLPQDNISTFFSDDNANACSIM, from the exons ATGGATTGTGATGGGTGTGAAAGAAGAGTAAAAAGTGCCGTCACGTCCCTCAGAG GAGTGAGATCAGTAGAGATAATACGAAAGCAGAGCAAAGTGACAGTGACAGGGCATGTGGATCCAAACAAAGTACTCAAAAAAGTAAAGGAAACTGGCAAAAAAAGAGCTGAATTTTGGCCCTATATTGAGCATAATTTAGTGGCATACCCTTATGTTGCTGGTGCCTATGATAAGAGAGCACCTCCTGGTTATGTTAAAGATGTTCCTCAAGCTTACTCTTCTTCTTACAATCTTCCTCAAGATAATATTTCCACTTTTTTTAGTGATGATAATGCCAATGCTTGCTCCATTATGTAA
- the LOC110797556 gene encoding uncharacterized protein: MDDDLPSTPLSSSSASAATWEIPLPDDYGGDGKDYSDHFVTNDIFPSFEEAAEWAKQVAIGLGFLLTKMSYKQFKDGRGYRYLKCDRGRRKSARDMEAAERLDTKTKACGCKFEVKCVQRMDFAWQIVKREGHGTHNHSLVVYEEGHRGISGLSPGAKNLIHQMNNAHAKPKVIMSAVQTEYPDDHPNMRHIYNYNDKIRRDAHERRNPAQQFLHLAKEHKYVQWIAVEEGSRAVTHAFVAHPSMVEVLRTYPLVIGMDTTYKTNKYGHDVIGMDTTYKTTSTHRSRN; this comes from the exons ATGGACGACGACCTTCCTTCAACGCCTCTGTCGTCGTCGTCGGCTTCAGCAGCAACTTGGGag ATTCCGTTGCCTGATGATTATGGTGGTGATGGTAAAGACTATTCTGATCATTTTGTTACAAATGACATTTTCCCGAGTTTTGAAGAAGCGGCGGAATGGGCTAAACAAGTGGCTATTGGGCTGGGTTTCTTGTTGACAAAAATGTCGTACAAACAATTCAAGGATGGTCGAGGGTATCGTTATTTGAAATGCGACCGAGGTAGGAGAAAAAGTGCTCGAGATATGGAGGCGGCGGAACGACTAGACACGAAAACTAAGGCGTGCGGTTGTAAATTTGAAGTGAAATGTGTCCAACGCATGGATTTTGCGTGGCAAATTGTTAAGCGTGAAGGTCATGGCACGCACAATCACAGTTTAGTTGTGTATGAAGAGGGTCATCGAGGCATAAGTGGTCTAAGTCCAGGAGCTAAGAATCTCATTCATCAGATGAACAATGCGCACGCCAAGCCAAAAGTGATTATGTCCGCCGTGCAAACAGAGTATCCAGATGATCATCCTAATATGAGGCACATTTACAACTACAACGATAAAATTAGACGGGATGCACATGAAAGAAGAAATCCCGCTCAACAATTCTTGCACCTGGCGAAAGAGCACAAGTATGTTCAATGGATCGCCGTCGAAGAGGGGAGTAGGGCGGTAACTCACGCGTTCGTTGCCCACCCTTCAATGGTGGAAGTTCTACGTACATACCCATTGGTCATTGGCATGGACACGACGTACAAGACTAACAAATATGGACACGACGTCATTGGCATGGACACGACGTACAAGACTACCTCCACCCATCGGTCCCGAAACTAA